In the Flavobacteriales bacterium genome, GATCGGCGGCACGCTCACCGCGCTGATCTCGCTGGTCTGGCTCATCTACATCAGTCCGTGGATGACCCTCTTCACCTTGGTGCCCGTGGGCTTCTTCGCGTTCATTGCCATGAAGGCCTTCGGCCGGATCCGACCGATCTTCCGCACACGGGGTGTCATCAACGCAGAGGTGACCGGCCGGCTCACGGAATCGCTGAACGGCGTACGCGTGATCAAGGGCTTCGGCGCGGAGGAGCAGGAGAACCAGACCTTCGAGCAGGGCGTGCAGCGGCTCTTCGACAACGTGAAGACCAGCCTCACCGCCACCTCCTTCATCAGCAGCATGAGCACCCTGCTGCTCGGACTGGCCAGCGCGGGCATCATGGGCATCGGGGCCTACCAGATGGTGGGCGGTGAGCTCACCAGCGGCGAGTTCGTGCAGTTCACCGTGCTGCTGGGCTTCATGATCGCGCCCATCGTGCAGATGAGCAACATCGGCAGCCAGCTCACCGAGGCCTTCGCCGGACTGGACCGCACCGAGGAGATCATGAACATGCAGCCCGAGGACATCGCGGAGGAACGGCCCATCGTGCTGGGCGAGGTGAAGGGCGACATCGCCTTCCACGATGTGCGCTTCGCCTACGCGGAAGGCAAGGAGGTGCTGCACGGCATCGACTTCACCGCCACAAAGGGCTCCGTGATCGCGCTGGTGGGCACAAGCGGCAGCGGCAAGAGCACCATCGCGGGCTTGGTGGCCACCTACCTCACCCCCACCGCCGGCACCGTCACCATCGATGGCCACGACCTGAGCAAGGTGCGCCTGAGCAGCTACCGCAGGCACCTGGGCGTGGTGCTGCAGGACGACTTCCTCTTCGAAGGCACGATCCGGGAGAACATCCTCTTCCCCCGCCCGGACGCCACCAAGGAGCAGTTGATGAAGGCCGTGAAGGGCGCCTACGTGAACGAGTTCACCGACCGCATGGAGCTGGGGCTGGACACGGTGATCGGTGAGCGCGGCGTAAAGCTGAGCGGTGGTCAGCGGCAGCGGGTGGCCATCGCGCGGGCCATGCTGGCCGATCCGAGGATCCTCATCCTCGACGAGGCCACGAGCAACCTCGACACCGAGAGCGAAGCGCTGATCCAGAAGAGCCTGAACGAACTGGTGAAGGACCGCACCACCTTCGTGATCGCGCACCGCCTCAGCACCATCCGCCAGGCCACGGAGATCCTGGTGATCGAGCAGGGACGCATCGCCGAGCGCGGCACGCACACCGAGCTCATCGCCAAGGAGGGTCGGTACTACGAGTTGTACACCTACCAAGCGCGCATCTGAGCGCGGTGGTCGGCGAGGATGCGAGCGTGGTCGAAGCCCATGGGAACCTCCTCACCCGGCTCCAGCCACCGATGCGCGCGGGCCTCGGAGGTGACGGTGGGTGTGCCACTAACGACCTCGGCACGATAGGCGATGCTGACGAAGGACCCGCGCGGGTCGCGACCGGGTTCCGAGTAGATGCCGATCAGGCCGGTGAGCTTCACCTCCAACCCAAGTTCCTCGCGCACCTCGCGGATGCAGGCCTGTTCCACGGTCTCGCCCGGATCCACAAGTCCGCCGGGAAAGACCCATGTGCCGCGGAAGGGATCGGTGCCGCGTTCCATGAGGAGCACGCGGCCGGCATGATCG is a window encoding:
- a CDS encoding ABC transporter ATP-binding protein, producing the protein MLPTSTKLPTSRAERTPNGPKATIRAKAGELPKAERKVTWRTAFWQYIWPRRKHMLLGLLLIVVSRVAGMVLPGSTKYLLDDVVGQGDLQMLWVLLGAVVGALIVQSVTSYALTQLLSVEAQLLISQLRTQVQRKILSLPTSFFDNTKSGALVSRIMSDVEGVRNLVGTGLVQLIGGTLTALISLVWLIYISPWMTLFTLVPVGFFAFIAMKAFGRIRPIFRTRGVINAEVTGRLTESLNGVRVIKGFGAEEQENQTFEQGVQRLFDNVKTSLTATSFISSMSTLLLGLASAGIMGIGAYQMVGGELTSGEFVQFTVLLGFMIAPIVQMSNIGSQLTEAFAGLDRTEEIMNMQPEDIAEERPIVLGEVKGDIAFHDVRFAYAEGKEVLHGIDFTATKGSVIALVGTSGSGKSTIAGLVATYLTPTAGTVTIDGHDLSKVRLSSYRRHLGVVLQDDFLFEGTIRENILFPRPDATKEQLMKAVKGAYVNEFTDRMELGLDTVIGERGVKLSGGQRQRVAIARAMLADPRILILDEATSNLDTESEALIQKSLNELVKDRTTFVIAHRLSTIRQATEILVIEQGRIAERGTHTELIAKEGRYYELYTYQARI
- a CDS encoding NUDIX hydrolase; protein product: MGHDPDRVVLTVDAVITDHAGRVLLMERGTDPFRGTWVFPGGLVDPGETVEQACIREVREELGLEVKLTGLIGIYSEPGRDPRGSFVSIAYRAEVVSGTPTVTSEARAHRWLEPGEEVPMGFDHARILADHRAQMRAW